The following proteins are co-located in the Paralichthys olivaceus isolate ysfri-2021 chromosome 2, ASM2471397v2, whole genome shotgun sequence genome:
- the rspo4 gene encoding R-spondin-4 isoform X1 yields the protein MHLRLFTIVMSLLCEVIRMGSGVKQKQSAHRDTSDDCRSCLECSRDNGCVRCPERLFLFLQREGMSHHGTCVHACPAGHYGQRGKDINRCTKCRSPDCEHCFSRDFCTKCKPGFLLYKGKCLLSCPKETFAHQTDCIDNCLLAPLGEWSEWSVCLRNGVTCGFRWGRQTRTRGGRTPEENAALLCPSHSETQRCRMKKKCPTEDRIKTDLEERGRENGCGSSAAAAAVAAATATLREKPEEVTYTRRDERLSTTRVSDFNLSPNQCLWMFPIRPFVIKNIRMLFTGNFSRYYD from the exons ATGCATTTGCGACTCTTTACCATTGTGATGTCGTTGCTATGTGAGGTGATCAGGATGGGGTCTGGTGTCAAGCAGAAACAAAGTG CTCACAGAGACACATCGGACGACTGTCGGAGCTGTCTGGAGTGTTCCCGTGACAACGGCTGCGTGCGTTGCCCCGAGCGTCTCTTCCTGTTCCTGCAGAGGGAGGGAATGTCTCACCATGGAACTTGTGTCCACGCCTGTCCCGCTGGACACTACGGACAGAGAGGGAAGGACATCAACCGCTGCACGA AATGCCGCTCTCCGGACTGCGAGCACTGTTTCAGCCGGGACTTCTGCACCAAGTGTAAACCTGGCTTCCTGCTGTACAAAGGAAAGTGTCTGCTGAGCTGCCCGAAGGAAACGTTCGCCCACCAGACAGACTGCATAG ACAACTGTCTCTTGGCTCCGCTGGGAGAGTGGAGCGAGTGGAGCGTCTGTCTCCGTAATGGCGTCACCTGTGGCTTCAGGTGGGGGAGGCAGACCAGGACTCGGGGGGGCAGGACGCCCGAAGAGAACGCAGCGTTGCTTTGTCCGTCCCACAGCGAGACGCAAAGGTGCAGGATGAAGAAAAAGTGTCCAACAG AAGACAGAATAAAAACGGACttggaagaaagagggagagaaaacggCTGCGGCTCctcagcagcagcggcggcggtgGCGGCGGCGACAGCGACTCTCCGGGAGAAACCTGAGGAAGTGACGTACACGCGGCGAGACGAGCGGCTCAGCACGACACGTGTCAGCGATTTCAATCTGAGCCCAAATCAGTGTTTGTGGATGTTTCCGATCAGACCGTTcgttattaaaaacatcagaatGTTGTTTACTGGAAACTTCAGTCGATACTATGACTAA
- the rspo4 gene encoding R-spondin-4 isoform X2, translated as MHLRLFTIVMSLLCEVIRMGSGVKQKQSAHRDTSDDCRSCLECSRDNGCVRCPERLFLFLQREGMSHHGTCVHACPAGHYGQRGKDINRCTKCRSPDCEHCFSRDFCTKCKPGFLLYKGKCLLSCPKETFAHQTDCIDNCLLAPLGEWSEWSVCLRNGVTCGFRWGRQTRTRGGRTPEENAALLCPSHSETQRCRMKKKCPTERRQNKNGLGRKRERKRLRLLSSSGGGGGGDSDSPGET; from the exons ATGCATTTGCGACTCTTTACCATTGTGATGTCGTTGCTATGTGAGGTGATCAGGATGGGGTCTGGTGTCAAGCAGAAACAAAGTG CTCACAGAGACACATCGGACGACTGTCGGAGCTGTCTGGAGTGTTCCCGTGACAACGGCTGCGTGCGTTGCCCCGAGCGTCTCTTCCTGTTCCTGCAGAGGGAGGGAATGTCTCACCATGGAACTTGTGTCCACGCCTGTCCCGCTGGACACTACGGACAGAGAGGGAAGGACATCAACCGCTGCACGA AATGCCGCTCTCCGGACTGCGAGCACTGTTTCAGCCGGGACTTCTGCACCAAGTGTAAACCTGGCTTCCTGCTGTACAAAGGAAAGTGTCTGCTGAGCTGCCCGAAGGAAACGTTCGCCCACCAGACAGACTGCATAG ACAACTGTCTCTTGGCTCCGCTGGGAGAGTGGAGCGAGTGGAGCGTCTGTCTCCGTAATGGCGTCACCTGTGGCTTCAGGTGGGGGAGGCAGACCAGGACTCGGGGGGGCAGGACGCCCGAAGAGAACGCAGCGTTGCTTTGTCCGTCCCACAGCGAGACGCAAAGGTGCAGGATGAAGAAAAAGTGTCCAACAG AAAGAAGACAGAATAAAAACGGACttggaagaaagagggagagaaaacggCTGCGGCTCctcagcagcagcggcggcggtgGCGGCGGCGACAGCGACTCTCCGGGAGAAACCTGA